The genomic DNA AAAGAGAAGAGTATGGCCCACGAAACACCCCAGTGTACTGGAAGAAAGTACACGGGGCAGGCTCGAAACACTCGAAAAATGAGCATAGAAGCAAGATATATCGCCACAGGCGAGATCTCTTGCCTTAACTTTCGTGTCATTTCGCGTGTTTCGTGGGCAAAAGTTCTTTTTCGAGGGATTTATGCGTTGTGCAGATGAAGTATATGCCATACTTGGCGCCTGTTTCGAGGTTTATAAACGCATGGGCTGCGGGTTTCTGGAGGCTGTCTACCAGGAATGCTTGGAGATCGAGTTCGAATATAAAGATATTCCATTTATTTCTCAGCCTGAGTTGAAGTTGACCTATCGGGACAGAGAACTCAAGAAAACCTATGAGCCTGATTTCGTCTGTTATGATCAAGTGATTGTGGAAATCAAGGCTGTCAGGGAAATATCTGATGATCATTATGCGCAGTTGCTGAACTATTTGCATGGAACGGATATGGATGTGGGCTTATTGGCAAACTTTGGCCATTATCCAAAGCTGGAATACAAGCGGATGGTCATGTAACCCACAAAACACAGGGGAAGAGAAGGGAACGGCCCACGAAACACTCGAAACACTCGAAAAAAAGAGATCATAAAAGCAAGAGATCTCGCCACAGGCGAGATCTCTTGCTTTAACTTTCGTGTCTTTTCGTGTGTTTCGTGGGCGATAATTCTTTTCCGAGGGGCCAGAGTATAGCCCACTGCGGTGGAATAGAAGAAGAGTTCATGGGGCAGGCACGGAAAAGAGAAGAGTATGGCCCACGAAACACGCGAAACACTCGAAAAATGAGCATAGAAGCAAGATATATCGCCAAAGGCGAGATCTCTTGCTTCAACTTTCGTGTCATTTCGCGTGTTTCGTGGGCAAAAATTCTTTTCCGTGGGCTAAAGGTCTTTTATGCGGCATGAAGCGTTGACACGGTACTGCACATAATGTACATTTTCAATGTGTACAAAACTGGAGGAGTTTGCACATGCCTCGAAAGATTGTTGAAACCAATAGCCGCGTATCTCTGCGCATTCCATCAGAGGACAAGGCCCTTCTGGTCAGGGCAGTGGACCTGGAGCAGACCACGTTGACCGATTTTATGCTCAGATATGCTCTACAGGCGGCCCGAACTGTGATTGAACAGGCAGAAAGAGTTGAGCTGAACCAAAGAGACAGCCTGCATGTGCTGGATCTGTTGGAAAATCCCCCTGCTCCGAACACAAAGTTGATGCAAGCCGCTCAAAATCTTCCCCCAAGCCCATGACCCTTCCAGCTTGGCACGAAGAGCCGATTGCCAAATCCCATAATCGGAAGGCATTTGACTGTGGCCAGGATGCATTAAATAGTTTTTTGCAGCACCATGCGCGCAAAAGCCATATCCAAGGCGGAGCAAAAACATTTGTAGCTGTGGATACTTCAAACAGCAAACGCATTCTTGGTTTTTACAGTCTCGCCCCGGCCTGTGTTGCCTTTGACCAAACTCCTGAGCGTGTTCGGCGGTCACTTGCCCGGCATGACGTGCCGGCATTCAGGTTGGCCAGGCTGGCGGTGGACCGTTCGATGCAAGGATACGGTCTGGGCGGTCAACTATTGTTGGCCGCGGGACGACGTTGCATTCTGGTTGCTTCCCAGGTGGGCGGTGTGGCCTTGCTTATCGATGCCAAAAACCAATCCATCGCCTCATGGTATGCTGGCTATGGTGCAGTTCCTCTTCTTGATCAGCCCCTGGCCTTGCTGTTGCCCCTGGATACCATTCGCCAGGCACTTTCCGCTGCCGGAAAAATTTGATCACCCGGAAGGGAAATACATGGGAAGATAAGAGTATGGCCCACGAAACACGCGAAACACTCGAAAAAAAAGAATGCTGATGTAATACAGATCGCTTTGGCGATCTGTATTAAGCTTTCGTGTCATTTCGCGTGTTTCGTGGGCAAAAATTCTTTTCCGTGGGCTAAAATGTAGAGGTTTTCATGCTTCATTCACCATTTTCCCCCTGGCCTGTGTTTGCGGCCGACGAACAAGAAGCCGCCATGCGGCCCCTGCTCTCTGGCCGAGTGAACTACTGGACCGGGCAGGAAGGTCGAGCGTTTGAAAAAGAATACGCAGCCTACACCGGACGGCGGCATGGGATTGCCCTGGCCAACGGCACCCTGGCCCTGGAGCTGGCCTTGGCTGCCGCGGGCATCGGACCTGGCCATGAGGTGATCACCACCTGCCGGACCTTTATCGCCTCGGCCAGTGCGGTTGCCGTGCGCGGGGCCACGCCGGTTGTCTGTGATGTGGATCCGGTCTCCCAGAACATGACCGCGGAGACAATCCGGGCTGTATGTACGGATCGGACCAAAGCCGTTATCTGTGTGCATCTGGCTGGCTGGCCGTGTGACATGGATTCGATTATGGAGCTGGCCGAGGAAAAAGGACTGTGGGTCATTGAGGACTGCGCTCAGGCCCATGGGGCCAGGTACAAGGGCCGGCCGGTGGGCTCCCTTGGGCACATGGGCGCCTTTTCCTTTTGTCAGGACAAGATCATGACCACCGGAGGCGAAGGCGGCATGCTGGTCCTGGACGACGAAGACCTGTGGAAGCGGGCCTGGGCCTATAAGGACCACGGCAAGAGCTGGGATGCAGTGTATGAGCGCGAGCATCCCCCGGGATTTCGCTGGCTGCACGAGTCGTTTGGCACCAACTGGCGGATGACCGAGATGCAGGCGGCCATCGGCCGGGTCCAGCTGGGCAAGCTGGACAATTGGGTGGCTCGTCGGCGGGAGCTGGCACAGAGGCTGACTGTGGCCTTCCGGAATCTGCCCGGCTTGCGGGTGACCGAGCCGGAGGACGAGATTTTCCACGCCTATTACAAGTACTACGTCTTTGTCCGGCCGGAGGAATTAAGGGACGGATGGGACCGGGACCGGATCATGAACGAGATCAGCGCCCGGGATGTACCCTGCATGAGCGGGATCTGCCCGGAGATTTATCTGGAGAAAGCGTTCTTTTTCGGAGATCGGAGATCGGAGGTCGGAGGTCGGAAGACGGAGGTCGGAGGTCGGAGGTCGGACGTCGGAAGTCGGAGATCGGAGGGACAAAGGGACGGAGGGACGAAGAGATGGAGAGATGGAGAGACGGAGAGACTTGAGGGACGGAGCGATGTAATCGGCGTAAGCGATAAGGAGAACGAAGCGACAGGAGAGTTGAAAAGACTGCCGGTGGCCAGGGAGCTGGGGGAAACGAGTTTGATGTTTCTGGTCCATCCCACGCTGACGGACGAGGAGATTGACAAGACCTGTACGGTGGTGGCTGAGGTTATGGATGCGGCTGTTTGATGAAGAGATTACGGAATAAGACGGAATAAAAGAGTTTTTTTTCTTTCCATCTTCTATTCATCAATTCCGACAGCAATAGCCAAGGCCCGGTCCAGAGCCTCAACCCGGGATGGATTGAGGGTGCCCACGAAGTTGTGCGGCTTATCACAACAAAGACCCTGTATTTTCGGGGATCATCAGATGCTCCTTTGAACACCCGATAGAGTTGCCCGCGCTTCATGATTCTGCCTGGTAGGACAAAATATCATCTGCTTCAGCATTGAATATTTCTGGCGACCTGTATATTCAGAAAAATTTTTTTCATGTGTTGTATTCCGGGTGTGGTGTGGTCTTCTTGAAAAGACCCCCGGAAAGCAATCAAAGAGTCCAGTCCTCGATTGGTAAACCTGGGATCCTGTTGAACTCACGGGTGTTGTTGGTGATGAGGACAGCATTGAGATATTTGGTATGCGCTGCTATGAGCAGGTCATTGGCCCCGATTATGCGCCCCTGTTGCTCGAGAAGTCCCCGTATCTCGCCGTAGGTATCAGCTGCAGCCGCCGGCCAGTCCCAAACGCTGCAAATTGAACAGAAATCAGTCAGTGCCTGTGTATTGCGCTCTTTCTGGCTGCTTTTCCATACCCCGTAGGCAAGTTCTGCCAGCACAATACTCGAGATACCGATTTCGGCTGGATCAATGTTGCTGATTTTTGATTGGACGGCCGGGCGACCTTTCATGACAGCAATGCAGATATTGGTATCCAGCATATACTTTATCATAAGCTTTCCCGGATTTCAAAAGGCAGATCGCTGATATCCTCGGGAAAATCGTCGTCCAGACGCTGCGCAGAGGCGAAGTACTCCTGCCATGTTTCCGGTTTTGGCGTGAGGATGATGTCTGCGCCCTGCTTGCGGATGATCACTTCTCTGGCGTGTATTTCAAACTCCTTGGGCAGACGCACTGCCTGGTTTTTGCCGTTTCTAAATAACCGGGCTGTTCGCACGCTGTCGCCATGATTTTCTGTTGCAGGGTCTTTGTTCATAATGTTCTCCCCTTCTGATGTGTATATGCCTTCAGCATATGCTTGGCCGGAATGTGTGTCAATGACGACCACGGAATACACAGTAAAATTCGTGGAAATTTGCTTGCCCCGCCTGCCTTGAAACCCATGGCCCGTTAAATCCTCTTCAATTTAGCTGGGCTTCTTCTGTTTCATTGGGTTAAACCGCGACCCTTTGGGTGTTTAACTGGGGTGCAGATTCGCCTGCCCCGCCTGCCCCGTAGCTCAGCCTTGTGATGGTACTGGGGTGGACAACCCCCTTTTCACACAGGCCAGCGAGGATCCCTTGCGACCTTTGCTTTTCTGCTGATTTTGCGTATTTTTTCAGGTATTCGACAGACTGAAAGAGCAGCCCCTGAAAAATACCCCACATGCCTGCGAAGCTGTAAACACAAAAACCATAGAAAAATTACTACATCTCAACTGGTTGGGATTTCTAATTCTTCCCTGATAACGGATAACAGATAACTATCCCCGATAACAGATAACCGATAACAGATAACCGATAACCCTCCTCCAACGAAGAACGAAGCACAAAGAACGAGGAACGTTTTCCATAAAAAGCAAGGCAGCCATACATGAACGACCGCTCACGCGTAATCCTCTGCATCGGCATCTTCATCATTACCTACGCCCTAACTCTGGGCCTGCGCCTGTATGAAGCACCGGCCTGGGACAATCCAGCTTTGAGTATTCAGGGCGAAAAGCTGCTGGCCACCCACGATGCCTACTACTGGCTGGCAGGAGCCAAAGACACCAGCAAAAACCCAGACGCGGCCCTAGCCCAAATAACAGGATGGGTCCACGCCATAACCGGCATGCAGTACGGCAATCTGGCCTTCTGGCTCCCGGTCTTTGTCGCTCCCCTGGCCGTGATTCCTCTCATTCTCCTTGGCCGACACTGGCGGCTGGAGGAAGGGGCCTTAACTGCCGGGGTCTTAACCGCCGGATGTCTGGGCTTTGTGCTGCGAACACGCCTTGGCTTTTATGACACGGATATTCTGGCACTCTTTTTCCCCCTGCTCGTCTATGTTCTCTTGATCATGCTCTTCACCCCCTGGCTGCGGTCAGGCTGGTTTCAGGGCAAAGATGTGATCAAAGAACTCAGCCAGGAAAACAGAATGCGCTTTCTGCTCCAGTCCGTGGGTGCGGGCCTTATCGGCATGGCCTATATGTGGTTTTATCCCAATGCCGGAGCTGTGCTCCTGACCAGTCTGGGGGCTTTGGTGCTCTGCATCCTGGTCTTGGCTCCAAGCTGGCGGCAGACCGGCTGGCTTATCATCGGCCTGCTCATGTTTTTGGGTCTCTCCCTAGGCGGACCCGTCTCTTGGCTGGGCGTGGCCGCGCTGTTTTGGATCCTGCAACGTAAAGTTGAGTGGCAAAGTACGGGCAAGGGGCTAAAATGGGCTCTGATCGCCCTGGGCTGCATTGTAGTTATCGACGCCAATATTTTGGGTATGATCTGGTCCGGGGTGATGAAGGTCCTGGGATATGCCAAGATATTTTCCACTGACATCAGGCGTGAAGGGGACTTGAACCTGCCCATGGTGGTCCAGAGCATCCGCGAAGCTCAGAACATCGACTGGGGCGGCATCATTTACCGGGTGGCCGGGCACTGGGCCGTTTTTGCCGCCGGGCTGCTTGGATTTGGATATGTGCTGTACAGCTATCCATTGGCCCTGATCTTTGTCCCCATGCTGGGCATGGCCCTGTTTTCCTTTGCCCTGGGCAATCGGTTCACCATGTACGGCGGAGCGGTTCTGGGTCTGGGCCTTGGTTTCGGCCTCAGCTTGCTCCTGCTCCGCTTACATATCCGCAAGAGCCTGCGGGTGGTGGTCCAACTGGCCCTGAGCCTGGTGGTCTTGTTGCCCACGTTGGAGGTGGCCTCCGGCCTGAGTCCGGCCCCTATCCTGCCCAAGCCCTATGCCCAGACCTTCCTGGAACTGAAGGAAAAGACGCCGGAAAACGCCCGGCTATGGCCCTGGTGGGACTACGGCTACGCCGGGCAATATTATGCGGAGCGAATTACTTTTGGTGATGGTGGGATACATGGTGGAAGCATTCTTTATCCTGCGGCCAGGGTGCATATGACCTCTTCTCCCCGTCAGGCCCGGCAGATGATGCAGTACATCACCCTCAGTCAGCGGGAGGAGTTTGCAGCCAACAGCACCAAGTACAAGAATATGAACGAGTTCTGGAAGCCCTATCTGGCCGATCCAGTGGCCGGGCTGGAGGACATGGGGCCGGAAGGGGCAAAGGAGTTTGTCCGCTCCCTGGCGGACAAGGAATATGACTGGCCGAATGATCTTCCGCCCCAATATCTGGTCCTGTCCTGGGAGAACCTGCGCTTGGCCTATTGGATAAGCTTTTATGGCTCGTGGGACCTGGTCACCGGCCAGGCCGACCCGGGACGGATCCAGCAGGTCCGGGGGGAAGTGAACTTTGATCTGGATAAGGGACACATGGAGCTGGAAGGCGGTACCCTGGAGCTTAACGGCCTGGATGTGGTGGATCACGAAGATCCCAAGCACTTCACCTGGGACAGCGATACCGGCATCTACGGCCTTTTAAACCGCATCACCAGCGAGCTCTACCTCATGGACGAGAAGATCTACAACTCCATGATGGTCCAGATGCTCATCCGCAACCCCTCCCGGTTTAAGGCCAACTTCGAACTCACAGTGGACAACTACCCCTGGAACCGCGCCTACCGCGCCAAAAACTGACGCACTACCCATATCGCGTCAAACGCAAAGTGTGTAATTTGGAACAACATCTACCCACTATGCGTCAAACGCGATATGTGTAACTCAAGGCAGTCCACTCACATCCACGACCAAACAGCCAAAGTCAACAGACATAAATAAATCACACGGCAGCAGATACCCGACAAAACGTATTACCCATTTCGCGTCAAGCGCGATGTGTGTAATCCAGCGAGGCGCAGAGGTGAGGTACTGACGTCTGATGTCCGATATCTGATGTCCGATGTCCGGACTGGGAGGTTGACAGGACAGTTATATGCCATATTATGTACACATAATATGGAGATATATATATGAAACGAACGACAATCATGCTTCCAGAGGACCTGAAGAACCGTGCGGCTCAGTATTGTGAGCAAAAAGGAATATCTTTGGGCACGCTGCTTCGAGAGGCTTTGGAGCATACACTCCATGAAGAAAACAATGCTCAGCAGGGGCAGGATGCCTTATTTGCCGATCAGGAGGTGTACCAGGGCGAGGTGCCTGTGGATATCAGTCAAAACCACGATACGTACCTGTACCAGGATCAGATGTGATATTTATCGACACCGGAGCCTTTCTGGCCCGCTACCTGGCTAAAGATCAATACCATAGTCCAGCCACAGCTTTCTGGGATGCGCTCAAAGCCAGAAATGAAGGCCTGGTAACCAGCAACTTTGTCCTGGACGAGGCCGCAACCCTGTTGGGCAGACGGGCGGGATACCTGTTTGCGTCCAAGAGACTGAAAGCAGTGTATGCTTCGAATATCCTGCAGATATGTCGGCCTGACCGGGACGATGAGCTCAGGGCGATTGACTGGTTTGCCAAGTTCTCTGATCAAGGGGTGAGCTTTACGGACTGCATATCATTCGTGATCATGACACGTATGCGGATTGACCAGGTATTTTCCTTTGATAGGCATTTTGATTCGGCGGGATTCAAGCGGCTGCCGGTTGGATGAGGAACGAAGGGACTGATATCAGACGTCGAAAGTCGGAGGTCGGAAGTCGGAGGTCGTCTCTTAGAACAGCTGACGTCCGATGTCCGATATCCCCCTTTGTCGGGACTTAGAAAATACCGGGCCGAAAGTGGGCACACAGAAGAGATGGCCAACTCCAAAAATCCACAGGCTACGTCGAAGAACTATTTTTCTCTCCAGGCTTGGTCCTTTATGGCGGAAAAAATAGACGATGTTCATCTCGCCCGGCAGCTCCTGGAGCTCATGCCCGATGCCTTTGTTCTGATCGATGAAGATCAGCGCATCGTTCAGGTCAACCCGCAAGCAGAAGCCATCTTTCAAGATACGGCGGGCAACATGCTGGGTCAGCCCCTGGATGTCATTTTGCCCCGAGAGGTCGCCGGACAGCATCACCGATATGTCCAAAGGTTTCTGGAAAGTTCCGAGCAGGTCAAAATGCTCGCCGATCGCGGCGTCTTGTTCGGGCGGCGCAAAAACGGGGAAAGATTTTCCTTTCTGGGAACCATTGCCAAGCTGCAGCTGCCGGAAGGAATTCGGCTGGCCATCATCATGCGCGAGGTAACCGAGTATCTCCAGTCAGAGCAGCGCCGCAAATACTTGGAAAGGGCATCATACTGCTTGAGTCAAAGTCTGAGCGCTGTGATTCAGGCCCGGGATGAGACAGAGCTTCTCCAAGAAATTTGCCGTATTGCGGTGGAAATCGGCGGCTACCTTTTTGCCTGGATCGGATTTGCCCGGGAAGATGCAGAAAAGTGGGTGCAACCCGTTGCATCTTTTGGACAGGGAAACGACTATCTGCACAATGTCTTTGTCTCCTGGGCTGAAAACGACCCTTCCGGACGCGGGCCTGTGGGCAGAGCAGTGCGTTCCGGAAAGCCGCAGTTCAGCAGGAATACGGCCCAAGACCGGGACTTTGCCTTCTGGCGGGACCAGGCCTTGCAGCGGGGTTTTCACTCGGTTGCAGCTTTTCCCCTCACAATCGGCACCCAGGTCCTGGGGACACTGACCTTCTACAATCAAGACGATTCCTTTGACCGGGAAGAAGTGCAGTTGTTGACCACCCTGGCCGACAACCTCTCCTTTGGCGTGCAAGCCCTCCGGACCCAGAAAGAGAGAGATGAAAAAGCCTCCCTCCTGCAACAAAACACAGACCTGCTCCGGGAAAGAATAAAAGAGCTCAACCTGCTCTATACCATAAGCCGGTTGAAGAATCGGGAAGATCTTTCTGTGCCGGAGAGGCTGACTCAAATCGCAGCAGCCATGCCCCAGGCCTGGCAATATCCGGATATTGCTCAAGCTCGTATTGTGATCCAGGGATACGGAGAATTTCAAACTCCGGGATTTGTCCAAAGCTCACTCAGCCTGACTCATCCCGTTTTCTTCAACGATCAGACCATGGGCAGCGTGGAGGTCGTCTACACCCAGACGCCGCCCAATAATAGCCGGCAGGTCTTTTTGCCTGAAGAAGAAAAAACAATTGAGTCCGTAGCCTTCCATGTCGGGGATATTATCCGTTATGTGCAGATGATAACCGAGCAGCAAAAGCTCTCCAGGGCGCTGGAACAAACTGCGGATACTGTGGTTATTACCGACCGGGATGGGGTCATTGAGTATATTAATCCAAGCTTTGAAGCCAAAACCGGATATTCCCGGGAAGAGGCAGTCGGCAATAAGCCAAATCTCCTTAAGTCAGATGAGCATCCCCCAGAATTTTATCACACCATGTGGGAAACCATCCTCAACGGAGATGTCTACAGGGATACAGTCATCAACAGAGCCAAGGACGGCTCCCTGTATTATGAATACAAGACCATCACTCCCCTGTACGATCAAGCAGGCAATCTGACCCACTTCCTGGCGACAGGAAAAGACCTTACCGAACAGCTGCAGACCGAAAGCCGGCTTCAATATCTGCTGACCCACGACCCTGTTACCGGCCTGATGAACCACAAGGAGTTCCTCCGCAAGCTGAACAGCATTATTGCCGAGAGCTCATCCCAGGACAGACCGCTGGCTATAGCAGCCCTCGGCGTGGACAACTTCAAGGCTGTCAATGATCTCCTGGGCCGGAGCGTCTCCAGGACACCAACCTGCCCGTAGCCCGAATAGAAGGTGATATATTTGGGCTCCTGATCACGGATTCAAGTCCCAAGCATACGGGTATCTTGCTCCAGTCCCTGTTGGACCGAATCGCTCGCCCCTTGAATGTGCATGATGTTCAGGGGGAGGTTATCGTCACGGCAAGTGCCGGCATCAGTTGGTATCCAACCGACGGCAACCAGGGAACCGATCTGGTCCAAAAGGCTGAAACAGCCATGGGCAGAGCGAAAGAATCAGGGATTCAACGTGTTGAATTCTTTACTTCCGATATGCAGGCCTCTTCCCTGGAGAGTCTGCGGTTGCACAAAGATCTGCTGGATGCCCTGGAACAGGAACAGTTCACGCTCTTCTTTCAACCCCAAATAGATCTGGCCACAGATGGGATAGCAGGAGCTGAAGCCCTGGTCCGCTGGCACCATCCAGACGGCAAAATCGTCGGGCCACAAGACTTTATCCCCATTCTGGAGGATATGGGACGCATCCAAGAACTGGGGGAATTTGTTCTCAATCAGGGCTGCGATGCACTGCAGCGCATCAATGAGGCTGGTCTTGATCTGCCCAGAATGGCTATCAATTTGGCAGCTCCTCAACTGGAGGATCCGGACCTGGGCTCCAAGCTCGCAAAAACCATGCAGGCATCTGGCATTCCCCCGGAGCAGCTGGAACTGGAAGTCACCGAAAGCCTGCTTATTTCCAGGTTTGAACTTGTCCAGAACCAGATGAGTGAGCTCTTGGGCATGGGCATCAGCGTGGCCTTGGATGACTTCGGGACTGGATATTCCTCCCTGCAATACCTGACCCGGTATCCTTTTTCCAAGCTGAAGATAGATAAATCCTTTGTCTGGAACATGGCCAAAGGAGACAAGGACTACGAAGTGGTCAAAGCCATTATATCCTTGGGGCACAGCTTGCAGATCAAGGTCCTGGCCGAAGGCGTGGAAGATAAAAGGCATGAGCAAACCCTGCGCACGCTGGGATGCGAGCTGGTTCAGGGCTATCTGTATAGCCCCCCCATAGATTTTAAGGCTTTTGTGGAGTACCTTCGGAAATATTCCCACCCGGGCCAAGAAGACTGACCCCCGGACCGCAAACCGGAAGTCACCCTTCATTCTCGACCCCCGGTGAGACAGGCCTGTAAAACAGGCGTACCCGGCCTGATCAGAACGTCGTTTCGTCCACTTGCCCGCCAGGGACGAAAACCTCGTTGAATGCCCCACCAGGGGCGCCAAAAATGTCCTTGCCAAACGAAATGCTTTTTGCTACAAACTCTTTCCGCGGGCCGAGGTAGCTCAGTCGGTAGAGCAGGGGACTGAAAATCCCCGTGTCGGCAGTTCAATTCTGTCCCTCGGCACCTTCAAAATCAAAGGGTTACAGCTCAGGCTGTAACCCTTTTTTTGTGTTGCTTACTTTTTGGCGACAGTTGTGGCGACAGTTATAAAAAAGTACATGTTAGGCTCAGAAAGGCATTGAGCTCTTTTCTGTCACCTCATTGACTTTTCTTCTCCCCCTCAGGTAAGCCTACCCAAGGGTGAGTAATAATTTGTATATTCGACGATTGTTTCCCAATCGCCGTATCCAATCTCCCATTTTCCCTCAATCTACACTCAACCGGAGACGGCTTGTCCACATCGCGATATAGAGGTGATATTGTCGCGGGCTCGCTTCTGGTCCCGGAGAGCAGGAAAGTGGCCGATCTCATGATCAAGGGGTTTTCCGGCCAGCCGCTCAAGCACAAAGTCCTGGAAGACAATCTCCTTCAGAAACGAAGCCCGGTGACTGCTCAAAGACAGGCCAGACTGATTGTGGCCCGCATGAGCGCAATAGATCCAAGCTTTTGGCCCATCATTCGGGACGGCTCAAAAGAGCAGGCCACCCAGGCCCTGCTCTGTGCCGCCATCAAGCACAACCGCTTGGTTGGTGACTTCATCCACCAGGTGGTCACCACCAAAATCCGTACATTTCAAAATGACATTTCCTACCGGGACTGGGAGACTTTTGTTGAACAGGGCCGGACCATCGACTCCACCCTGGACTCCTGGTCGGAAACCACCCGGGCCAAGGTGCGGCAGGTGGTGTTCAGGATCTTGGCTGAGGCCAAGATTATCGACTCCACGCGCAGCAAGCACCTGCTCCCCTTTACCCTGCTTCCGGAAATCCGTTCACTTCTGGAGAAACATCAGGAAACCTATGTCCTACGTTGTCTGGAGATTTTCCAATGACCACCAGATTTGAGGACCGGCTCAACCAGGTCATCGACCGCCTGCTGTCCAGGGAGCTCTTGGCCAACGTCGGGCTGGGCAATGAGATCGGGTTCTATATCTTTGACTATGAACCTGAGCATGAGCTGCACATGCGGGCCTATCTTCAGACCATTGAGGATCAGTTGCCCAAAAGGAAACCCGACCTGCGATTTGTCCACATCAATCTGTTTCAGCTGATCATCGACTACCTCAAGGACCGAAAGCTCCTGGACAAATCCTTCCAGCGGCAAAAAAGCAAAGGAGACGAGGCCTTGCTCAAGGCATTGAGCGGACCTCTGGAGGCCAAAAAGATGGCCGAATATTTTGTCCACAAAGCCAATCCGGAGGACCAGGATCTCATCCTCTTATCCGGCATTGGCTCTGCCTGGCCTCTTATCCGCAGTCATTCCCTGCTCAACAGTCTGCACCCATTGATCCAAAATACGCCTCTAGTGATCTTCTATCCCGGCAAGTTCGACGGGCAGGGTCTGCGGCTCTTCGGCCGGCTCAAGCAAAGCAACTACTACCGGGCATTCCGGCTGGTGGCATAAAATCGGAGCATCCATATGCAGATACGAGACATCTTTTCCAAAAACCTCTTCC from Desulfovermiculus halophilus DSM 18834 includes the following:
- a CDS encoding putative bifunctional diguanylate cyclase/phosphodiesterase; translation: MTDSSPKHTGILLQSLLDRIARPLNVHDVQGEVIVTASAGISWYPTDGNQGTDLVQKAETAMGRAKESGIQRVEFFTSDMQASSLESLRLHKDLLDALEQEQFTLFFQPQIDLATDGIAGAEALVRWHHPDGKIVGPQDFIPILEDMGRIQELGEFVLNQGCDALQRINEAGLDLPRMAINLAAPQLEDPDLGSKLAKTMQASGIPPEQLELEVTESLLISRFELVQNQMSELLGMGISVALDDFGTGYSSLQYLTRYPFSKLKIDKSFVWNMAKGDKDYEVVKAIISLGHSLQIKVLAEGVEDKRHEQTLRTLGCELVQGYLYSPPIDFKAFVEYLRKYSHPGQED
- a CDS encoding DUF1819 family protein, coding for MSTSRYRGDIVAGSLLVPESRKVADLMIKGFSGQPLKHKVLEDNLLQKRSPVTAQRQARLIVARMSAIDPSFWPIIRDGSKEQATQALLCAAIKHNRLVGDFIHQVVTTKIRTFQNDISYRDWETFVEQGRTIDSTLDSWSETTRAKVRQVVFRILAEAKIIDSTRSKHLLPFTLLPEIRSLLEKHQETYVLRCLEIFQ
- a CDS encoding DUF1788 domain-containing protein → MTTRFEDRLNQVIDRLLSRELLANVGLGNEIGFYIFDYEPEHELHMRAYLQTIEDQLPKRKPDLRFVHINLFQLIIDYLKDRKLLDKSFQRQKSKGDEALLKALSGPLEAKKMAEYFVHKANPEDQDLILLSGIGSAWPLIRSHSLLNSLHPLIQNTPLVIFYPGKFDGQGLRLFGRLKQSNYYRAFRLVA